DNA from Pecten maximus chromosome 18, xPecMax1.1, whole genome shotgun sequence:
ctaaccatgtgcaattatgtaacaaattgaattcgttacataattgcaaccCATCAGGGTTAGATtaaaaaatagtgaaataaatgtttatcgACAAGAAAACGTCTCTTTAAATGCTTTTATTGCATTGATTTAATATCATCaggaaatataaattatatttcgCTCTAACCGCGAATAATaacaattatgtaacgaattcaaaCTTCGGTTACATAATTTCAGATCAATAGGGCTGGGGCTAAATGGTGTATAATTGACACGAATGTGCGAAATTAAACAGGAAAAGcattaaaagataaatattgCAACTATTAAATGTGTATCTAGGCATTATTTTACCTAACCACCATGatttgcaattatgtaacgaattcaattttatcttatttttgaATTCGTCACATAATTGCATAATCTTGCGGTTAGAGCTAACCAAATTAAATATTTCGAGAAAGATATTAGTAAACATTTATTACATAACTGCAACCCACCTTCGTTAGGTAAATAACATACTGAAGCGAAGGTGGTAACTGAACCTTGCCATACTCCTCGTGATTAGGTAAAAATATTACTGAAGAAGAGGCGTAACTGAACCTTGCCATACTCCATTACCGTTTCGGAATTGAGGTTGCGAGCGCGTTCCTACGTCATCATTCCAGTCTTTGCTTAGTACAAGGACAGTTGATAGCACATAGATTGTAGAAAATACAAgaaataaagattaaaaaaacccaaaaaacatcAACACTATGGCGAAAACCCGAAAGGGTTTTAAGAGTGGGAAAGGAAGGGGTGGGGGGAAATTAAACCCAATTCCTAAGAGAATGAGGTCAAGGGCGTCTGGTCCCCCAACACCGGTTCAGGATCCTCCTGTAGAATGGGAAGCTCGGCAGTGCAAAAAACATCAACACTATGGCGAAAACCCGAAAGGGTTTTAAGAGTGGGAAAGGAAGGGGTGGGGGGAAATTAAACCCAATTCCTAAGAGAATGAGGTCAAGGGCGTCTGGTCCCCCAACACCGGTTCAGGATCCTCCTGTAGAATGGGAAGCTCGGCAGTGCAGTGactgtatcccccccccccccccccccccatcaccAGCTCGGTTGGCGGTCCACTTTGGGCCTAGGGTGCGGTTGCCAAATTCCCCACGGGGCTTGGGAAAGTTTCCGCTACATCGCAACTGCGACTGCGATTCCCGGCCCCTTACGCAAGATGTCCAGCCCCTAACGCAACCCAACCGCGACCAGAGAGGGACAGCACACCTGTTCGAGGAGGGGGAAAAGACTCCCTGTAGTGCTGAGAAACCAAATTGAATCCTTCCTGGAGAAGGCAAAGAAGGGGAGGAGGAGCCGTCTTTTTGATGCCTCCTCGGAGGACGATGACCGCGACGACGACTATGTCCCCGAGAAAACTCGTCACTCCTCCTCCCCAAAACAGGGCCGCCATAAGGTGCCCCGACCCTCTTCCTCATTCTCCAAGGAGGAGAGCCACAAAACAGACCCTCCCTCTTCCTCAAAAACAGGTGGACCGACCCTCTTCCTCATTCTCCAAGGAGAAGGGCCACAAAACAGACCCTCCCTCTTCCTCATCAAAACAGGTGGACCGATCCTCTTCCTCATTCTCCAAGGAGGAGGGCCACAAAACAGACCcttcctcttcctcctcctcaAAACGGGGCCGCCATAAGGTGGACCGACCCTCATCCTCATTCTCCAAGGAGGGCCACAAAACTGAccctccccctcctcctccGAAGACCCACTTCCTGATCTACCGCCCCAAGAAATAGCTCGAAGCGCAGATCGAAAATTAAAAGAGGGCCTCAGTTTTTCAGGAGGCATTAGAAAACACTATAATGTGAGGGCAAATAGAGCCCAGTACAGCGAAAAAAAAAGAGCCAAGCGGCCCTGCCCTATTTGTGGTAGGGAAATTGTCCATCTTGTACGTCACTTGACCGAAGTTCATAACCTCCATGCCAAAAGTGCGAAATCTAAAGCCACACGGTAAAGGCAAAAGCACCGAAATCGTGCCCCATGGCTGGCTGCTCTATTGTGACACGAGTTGACATGCAAATCGACCGCAAGCACCACGATGTCACATCAGAGGAGCGGTCCAAGGCATCTGCCATTGCGAGGCATGTGGTTACATCAGCCTCCGGGTCAGTTGAGGTCGTTTCTAACGACGAAAGACTGCGTAGGATTTGGGACGACAAGCTGCAACGAATGGCACCCACGTCGACACCAACTCTTGACTCCTACGCTGACATTCCACTCCTTGTCAAATTCAAGGAGTGGCTTGTCAGTTTGGAGAGAGGCAAGAGCCACACTGCTGCAACGCAGCACGTCAAACAGGTTCTCGCCATATGCAAGTGTACGGACATGAGTCCAACCCCAGACCTGGATTCCTTGTTGGATTCCAGCAAAGTCTCCACTTACTGGCTGGAACCCTATAGGGAAACCCTGCAGCCAGGGACACTTCGATCCCATCTGGGGTCGTTGAAAGAATTTCTGTCTTTCTTGTGCGCAACGAAACCAGTGGGTTGCGACGTCGACAAGTGTCGCGAAGGAATGGCTCGGGTGGGTAGATGGGCCAATTCTCTAGGCCAGCTCTCGCGACGGAGACCGGTCGAGAAGGCCATGGAGGACACCGCCGAGCAGATCAGTCCAGCTGATCACACCCGAGCCCTCCAGTCCCAGCAGGCTGCCGATTCGAAGGAATAACTCAGAATGCCTGCCTGTGGCGAGTTTAAAACCCTCCACAGCAACAGATATGCGATGTGCCGCAATTACCTTGTGCTAAACATTTTAGCGGTTAACGCACAGCGCTCCGGGGCGATCGCGGCCATGACGCTCCGAGCAATTTCCTATTCTCAAGAACGGGATGAGGGCAAACGGGTGGTTGTCGTAGCCGATCATAAGAGCGGCTACAGAACTCCCGCCACCCTAGTCTTCCCGAAAGAGCTTTGGACGTGCATGATGCAGTTTAAGAAACTGAGAAAGGTTTACATGGAGAGCGTTGATCCTGAACTCGCCAAAGACTCCTCGAAGTTCTTTCTGACCTTCGCCAGGCAGGCAATGAACAACAGCGAGGTCAACAATGCAATCAACTCGTTCTGGACCACTGCTTGTCCGGAATCCCCATCCATTTCGGCGACAAAGATCCGAAAATGTACCGTGACGCACATGCGGGAGAAACACCCCGAAATGAGAGAGGCACTGGCGAGTCACATGACTCACAGAGTATCAACAGCGGATAACTACTATCTGTTACACAGCAAAGAAACCGAGAGTGTGGCGGTCACCTCGGCCATACAGTCTGTGATGCTCGGTGAGTCAAGTGGTTCGCCAGCTCAACAACAGCCTCAAGACCAGGGATCTGGTGATGGGTCTGACGAGGCTAGTCGGGAGGGCaccaggtacaattcttacgccctacctgcatgGAAGGCGAGTTTTCACCCGGTAGGAGGGCAACATCACATTGTCCTCCTGCAAAACCATCATTGATGGAGAATGCCCAATAACTCAAGACACTGATGAAAGAATTTATGGCCAGGACTGGCCTAGGCCAGAGTGTGTTGGAGCGGTTCTccattaaaacaataaaagatcGGGTGAGGACCGCGCGCAGATTGCGAAAGAAGATGCAGACATaagaaaacaaattacattCACTGCCTTCTGAAATATTCCTGATAATGATTGTGTATGATTTCTGctgattgaaaaaaaatgctCTTATTTGTTGTATTGTTGAATTTTGCCACACCTTCCAATCTCTATGTAATAATGACttgattttttatatgaaaaaaatgaagaaaaaaaggcatTGGGTAtgcttaaaaaaaaagagaaaagaaaagaaattacATTCACTTCCTTCTGAAATATTCCTGATAATGATTTTGTATGATTCCTGCTAATTGAAAAATGTTCTTATTTGTTGTATTGTTAAATTTGTGGCACCTTCCAATCCCTTTGTAATAATGACTTGattttgtatatgaaaaaaaaatgaaaaaaaaccggCATTGggtatgctaaaaaaaaaagaacaaaaaaaaaagatgggCTTACTTGAGCAGGGTCCCCGTCCCAAGCCTGGACAGGGATACATGCTAAGATATGGCAGACATATCTAAGTATGTATCCCTGACTGATGCTCAAAAGCAACTAGGTACTAGTGATTCTGAACTATAATTTCTAACCATGAACATGTGACTTATTGAaatcgttacataattgcaataCCTCAGGGTTAGGTGAGAAAAAAGACTTTTCTCGActttaaattgattttcttAGCATGTTTTGTCCGCTCTTTCCACAGACATGAAATGTTTgcataaaatacaaaaaatatttttcatggGAATTTTCTCCTCAGGCCTAAACCCATGAGGAAttcgttacaaaattgcaaATATCAGGTTAGGTCCaaatgatgttatttttgatatattttttgattGAAAATTTTCATTGTATTAAAACAAGGGTATTCGGTGCTTAAAATAGTAAAAAAAGTCAAAGTTTATACCTAACCCTGAAGTGTTTTTTCCAATTCGTTACATACTTTCATTGGCTCATAAGTCCGTCCTGATTTAAGTAAAATAAGAGGGTTTTGCATGTTTGCAATCCTTTTTATTGGCTTAAGatatttaaaacttgttttcattaaaatcacGTTGTATTTGCTTTTTAGAGAAAATATCCCGTCACAGATCACCCCATTCAATTCGTTACATACTTGCACATGGTTAGctttttaaacaataataactttaaaataatagttaaaaacattaaaaatgagCTCTATAAAATGGTAAACGTGCTTTTCCttgctatatatatcttgtttcTCTCTAACCGCCATGatttgcaattatgtaacgaattcctaattcgttacataattgcatgtCACCGCGGTTAGAGAGAAATAAATCGAATGAGGGATAGTAAACAtcagaaaacatttcaaaaggcTTATTTTTAATGTATTAAACCAAAATTACCAAGTTAAGCTTGCTCAGAAAGGTACAACTTAACATGATAAAAGTAAGACTAAATgaaattcgttacataattgcaaatCAAGGTGGTTAGGTAAAATAATGCCTAGATACACATTTAATAGTTGcaatatttatcttttaatgcttttttttgtttaatttcgcACATCAGTGTCAATTATACACCATTTAGCCCTAGCCCTATTGATTTGAAATTATGTAAAGAAAGtttgaattcgttacataattgcaattGTTCGCGGTTAGAgtgaaatatgatttatatttccCGATGATATTAAATCAATGCAATAAAAGCATTTAAAGAAACGTTTTCTTGttgataaacatttatttcactATCTTTTAATATAACCCCAGACCATGCGAAATATGTCGGTCCGTCGGACAATGTCTGGTTAATTTGCCGCCGGTCCGGAACCGAACTGTACAGTTCCGGACCGATTGTCCGGCTTTTAGACTATCCCCTGATCATGGTCCCGAATACGTTTGTCGCGAACACGCTTTAATTAAATGGCCGCCGCCATGCTTCGATATGTGGATGGGGTAATGCCCGGCAAGACTTTGAAACGCAGAGCGTCAACGCCGGAGCGATTGGCAAAAAAGCATGCCAGTAGTAAAAAATACGAGGAAAACCGGCCATCTCGTAATGTGAACGGGAAGTGGCAAGACGGCAGACCGTGGCTTGTCCTTGACTTTGCCAATAACAGTATGACCTGTAAAACATGCATCGAGCAGTACACGAGTACATCGAGTAGCATGAGAGGTAAGAACACTTTTATCCATGGATGTAAGAATGCTAGAATATCTGCAGTTGTTGACCACGAAAGCAGTTCAGCGCACAAAAAAGCTGTAGAACTTCAGAATGACCAGAAACTAAAACAAACGTCTCAACATTTAGTACAATCAACACCAGCTGCGGCAGCATTATTATCGTTGAAAAAGGGGCAAAGAAACCAAATGACACATTTGTTCAGAAACGCTCATGCTGTTTTGAAACAGAATAAACCCTTATCAGACTTTGTGTGGCATTGTGATTTGGATCAAGCCAAAGGGCTTGATATAGGCACAACCTACAGAAACGCAAAGGCTGTATTGACATTTGCAAGATCCATAGCCAATGTTGAGAAGAAAACTACTACAACCTTAGGGAAAAATGCTAGTTTCTTCTCAATAATGATGGATGGTTCAACTGATATTTCAGGAGATGAGCAAGAAGCAATATATATTCGTTGCTGTATAGGTCAGGAAGTGGTCGATCGTTTCCTTGGAATAGGATCACCAGTATCTACATGCTCCAAAGATCTGAAAGAGTTTGTCATCAATATGCTTGACTCACATGACATTGATAAAGGTAAGTGTCATATTAAAACCATTATATTAAACTGATGAGAGTGATGGATTTGATGTGGCGGTGTTTATATTCTAAATACTTCAGATGTcgataaaaataacaaagatgCAGGATAGTGAGGACTGTAAAAGTTAAGtttaagttttttgtttttcagccAAACTTGTTGCGCTCGGTTCGGATGGGGCGTCTAATATGACAGGTCACAAATCAGGGTTAGCACAACTCCTTCGTCAAGACATCAATCCAGAGATGATCAACATTCACTGCTTTGCACATAGACTTGAATTGTCATTCCGAGACGTGATGAAGAAACAAAACCTTTATGATAAAGTTATGACACTACTGATTGGTATCTACTACCACtacacaaaacaatacaaaaacaaaagtgGTCTGCGGAATGCAATCTCGTGTCTGCATATTAAAGGAGTTATGCCAACAAAGGTGACGGGGACACGCTGGATGGCTCATCTTTCTAGAGGGATAGATGCATTTCTAAGAACTTTCAGGGCATATGAGGCACACCTCTCTACTCAAAGCCACGAGAAAGCCAAGGCAGGAGGTCTCTTGAAGATCATGATCAACATGAATGTCCTTTGCTTCATCCTCTTCCTTAAGGTGAGTGTAGAAGTCAATTATTAGTATGTGTTTTACATGTATGATGCCATTATAATTGTTAATGAACACTGTCTTGTAATTATAATAGTGTACGCGATAGgcatgttttattgtttaatttaaaacatgtaggCATTGACGAGTGTACTGTTAATTTTTAAACCTAACATATGTAGCTAGCCTAGTTAAGTAGATAAAAGTATAAGTTTATCGTTTCCAGGAAATCTTGAAACCATTGATGATGCTTTCACTTAAGCTCCAGGCTCCTGCTACAACTGT
Protein-coding regions in this window:
- the LOC117316227 gene encoding zinc finger protein 862-like produces the protein MAAAMLRYVDGVMPGKTLKRRASTPERLAKKHASSKKYEENRPSRNVNGKWQDGRPWLVLDFANNSMTCKTCIEQYTSTSSSMRGKNTFIHGCKNARISAVVDHESSSAHKKAVELQNDQKLKQTSQHLVQSTPAAAALLSLKKGQRNQMTHLFRNAHAVLKQNKPLSDFVWHCDLDQAKGLDIGTTYRNAKAVLTFARSIANVEKKTTTTLGKNASFFSIMMDGSTDISGDEQEAIYIRCCIGQEVVDRFLGIGSPVSTCSKDLKEFVINMLDSHDIDKAKLVALGSDGASNMTGHKSGLAQLLRQDINPEMINIHCFAHRLELSFRDVMKKQNLYDKVMTLLIGIYYHYTKQYKNKSGLRNAISCLHIKGVMPTKVTGTRWMAHLSRGIDAFLRTFRAYEAHLSTQSHEKAKAGGLLKIMINMNVLCFILFLKEILKPLMMLSLKLQAPATTVGDTCVWVEATVNLLKDLRSRDTDQFDEVSEVLTTGMYQGIKLKGQTPSMPYKETIIDGLIKAIEDRFSRPTSQAILDNATRILHFDKWPQKDSHDVKDFGADAIVAVTSNYRNTFHHVNPSFDTDVALEEFKLLKRVLYAR